In Nicotiana tabacum cultivar K326 chromosome 17, ASM71507v2, whole genome shotgun sequence, one DNA window encodes the following:
- the LOC107821320 gene encoding F-box protein At4g18380-like produces MESFRSDLRGRIYPEPVDHFDRIPDSVLLLVFNNIGDVKALGRCCLVSKRFNSLVPLVDSVIVRVDCVISDDDSSSPSASNAVTSAVTSDKSRHPISSLFRLVFSGLLKPFQSISQFISVSSRHAGASASADDVDGDFDHTFVTHHSPTQVLKNFNEIKFLRIELPSGELGIDDGVLLKWRADFGSTLDNCVILGASSVIHSNNSVRTEDEQCRNGWENENNNDNNVGEGNVETDNGSIPESFYTNGGLKLRVVWTISSLIAASARHYLLQPIIAEHKTLDSLVLTDGDGQGVLCMNREQLEELRVKPLSASLASKRTLVPALNMRLWYAPHLELPNGAVLKGATLVAIRPCEQPPKKEDGNWVAAAFEEPYGTAARMLLKRRTYCLEMNSF; encoded by the coding sequence ATGGAGTCGTTCAGGTCAGATCTACGGGGAAGGATATATCCTGAACCGGTTGATCACTTCGACCGGATACCTGACTCGGTTCTGCTCTTAGTCTTTAACAACATCGGTGATGTTAAAGCCTTAGGCAGATGCTGTTTGGTTTCGAAGCGCTTCAATTCCCTTGTCCCTCTTGTCGATAGCGTTATCGTTCGTGTCGATTGTGTTATCTCCGACGATGATTCTTCCTCTCCGTCGGCGTCTAACGCCGTTACTTCCGCCGTTACCTCCGATAAGTCACGCCATCCTATCTCCTCCCTTTTCCGCCTTGTTTTCTCTGGCCTTCTTAAACCCTTCCAATCCATTTCCCAATTCATCTCTGTTTCTTCTCGACATGCTGGAGCCTCTGCTTCCGCGGATGATGTTGATGGTGATTTTGATCATACATTTGTGACCCACCATTCCCCTACACAAGTTTTGAAGAATTTCAATGAGATCAAGTTTCTGAGAATTGAATTGCCTAGTGGTGAGCTGGGAATAGATGATGGTGTGTTATTGAAATGGAGAGCTGATTTTGGATCCACTCTTGATAATTGTGTTATCCTTGGAGCCTCCTCTGTGATCCACAGCAATAATAGTGTTAGAACCGAGGATGAACAGTGTAGAAATGGGTGGGAGAATGAGAATAACAATGACAACAATGTTGGTGAAGGCAATGTAGAGACGGATAACGGGAGCATACCGGAGTCGTTTTACACCAACGGGGGTTTGAAGTTGCGCGTAGTGTGGACGATTAGTTCGCTAATTGCAGCGTCTGCGAGACATTATCTGCTGCAGCCGATAATAGCAGAGCACAAAACACTGGACAGTTTGGTATTGACAGATGGGGATGGACAAGGAGTGTTGTGTATGAATAGGGAACAGCTGGAGGAATTGAGGGTGAAGCCTTTATCAGCTTCGTTGGCTTCGAAGAGGACTTTGGTGCCTGCGCTGAATATGCGCCTTTGGTATGCCCCGCATTTAGAGTTGCCTAATGGAGCAGTGCTCAAAGGGGCGACTTTGGTGGCGATTAGGCCCTGTGAGCAGCCGCCTAAGAAAGAGGATGGGAATTGGGTAGCTGCCGCATTTGAGGAGCCTTATGGGACGGCTGCGAGGATGTTGTTGAAGAGGAGGACTTATTGTCTTGAGATGAACTCTTTCTGA
- the LOC142171754 gene encoding large ribosomal subunit protein eL14y-like → MTRSTEPSVKGLNNGDWKGSLNQLRKGLRNARCYVDVIDQNRALADAPDMLRSHINFKRLSLTDIKIDIKRISKKKTLVEATEAADVKTKWENSSWGRKLKRGLDRFKLMLAKIKRAGVVRQELA, encoded by the coding sequence gCTAAACAATGGAGATTGGAAGGGTAGCCTTAATCAACTACGGAAAGGACTCCGGAATGCTCGTTGTTATGTCGACGTCATCGACCAAAATAGGGCTCTTGCGGATGCTCCAGACATGCTGAGGAGCCATATTAACTTCAAGAGGCTTTCACTCACAGATATCAAAATTGACATCAAAAGAATCTCAAAGAAGAAGACCTTGGTAGAGGCTACGGAAGCTGCTGATGTGAAGACCAAGTGGGAGAACAGTTCATGGGGAAGGAAGTTGAAGAGAGGGCTTGACAGGTTTAAGCTTATGTTGGCAAAGATTAAGAGGGCCGGAGTTGTGAGACAGGAACTTGCATAG